A genomic segment from Cetobacterium sp. ZOR0034 encodes:
- a CDS encoding basic amino acid ABC transporter substrate-binding protein — protein MKKMLSVVLFCIMGVLGFGNDVLYVGTNAEFAPFEYMENGEIVGFDIDLINKVGEKIGKEIKIKNITFDGLLPALQTNKLDLVIAGMTMTAEREKFVDFSDDYFVANQVIIVPEKDSTIANLDALKGKKVGVVLGYTGDLMVSKIEGIDKIQYNSAPGAIMALSSGKIDAMILDSAPAGSYISQNKGLKVVKIDAEEEKYAIAVAKGKKELVESINKALKEIKEEGTYDKLIIKYFN, from the coding sequence ATGAAAAAGATGTTATCAGTAGTTTTATTTTGTATTATGGGAGTTTTAGGTTTTGGAAATGATGTTTTATATGTGGGAACAAATGCGGAGTTTGCACCATTTGAATATATGGAAAATGGTGAGATAGTTGGATTTGATATTGATTTAATAAATAAGGTCGGAGAAAAAATAGGAAAGGAGATAAAAATAAAAAACATAACATTTGATGGACTGCTTCCAGCACTTCAGACAAATAAATTGGATTTAGTCATTGCTGGAATGACTATGACAGCTGAAAGAGAAAAGTTTGTAGATTTTTCAGATGATTATTTTGTAGCTAATCAAGTGATAATAGTACCTGAAAAGGATTCAACTATTGCAAATCTAGATGCATTAAAAGGGAAAAAAGTGGGAGTAGTATTAGGATATACGGGAGATTTGATGGTTTCAAAAATTGAGGGTATAGATAAAATCCAATACAATTCAGCACCGGGTGCAATCATGGCTTTAAGTTCTGGAAAGATAGACGCTATGATTCTTGATTCAGCACCAGCAGGAAGCTATATATCACAAAATAAAGGGTTGAAAGTTGTAAAAATTGATGCAGAAGAGGAGAAGTATGCTATAGCTGTTGCTAAAGGGAAAAAAGAGCTTGTAGAATCGATAAATAAAGCTTTAAAAGAGATAAAAGAAGAGGGAACTTACGACAAACTTATTATAAAATATTTTAACTAG
- a CDS encoding argininosuccinate synthase, whose amino-acid sequence MKEKVILAYSGGLDTSVIVPWLKENYDYEVIAVAVDVGQKEDFKAIEEKAYVTGASKFYLVDKVEEFVNDYIFPTLKAGAIYENKYLLGTSMARPVIGKALVEIAHKEGAKYISHGATGKGNDQVRFELAIKALDPSLKVIAPWRIWDIKSREEEIEYLEKKGITLPFHKKSPYSRDENLFHVSHEGFDLEYPSKEPNFENVLQWVKTLEAANEKSEYITLEFIKGVPVALNGEKLSGVEIIKKLNKIGSEHGIGVLDMVENRLVGMKSRGVYETPGGTILYFAHEELERLCLDKDTYQEKVKLSHDFSKLVYNGQWFTTLRAAISAFVDVTQEFVTGEVKLKLYKGNIILAGTTSPFSLYSEEYSTFEKDSVYNQQDAEGFINLFGLPIKIEALLRKKF is encoded by the coding sequence ATGAAAGAAAAGGTTATTTTAGCGTACTCTGGGGGATTAGACACATCGGTTATAGTACCTTGGTTAAAGGAAAATTATGATTACGAGGTTATAGCTGTTGCTGTGGATGTTGGACAAAAAGAGGATTTTAAAGCCATTGAAGAGAAAGCTTATGTGACAGGAGCATCAAAATTTTATTTGGTGGATAAAGTAGAGGAGTTTGTAAATGATTATATATTTCCAACTCTGAAAGCTGGTGCAATATATGAAAATAAATACCTATTAGGAACCTCTATGGCAAGACCAGTAATAGGAAAAGCCTTAGTAGAGATAGCACACAAAGAAGGAGCGAAATATATTTCGCACGGGGCAACAGGAAAAGGAAATGATCAGGTTAGATTTGAATTAGCTATAAAGGCTCTTGATCCATCTTTAAAGGTAATAGCACCGTGGCGTATTTGGGATATAAAATCTAGAGAGGAGGAGATAGAATATTTAGAGAAAAAAGGGATAACTCTTCCATTTCATAAAAAATCTCCATACAGTAGAGATGAGAATCTTTTTCATGTGAGTCACGAAGGGTTTGATTTGGAATATCCATCAAAAGAGCCAAATTTTGAAAATGTTTTACAGTGGGTAAAAACTTTAGAAGCTGCAAACGAGAAGAGTGAATATATAACTTTAGAGTTTATTAAAGGAGTTCCAGTAGCTTTAAATGGAGAGAAGTTATCAGGTGTTGAAATCATAAAAAAACTTAATAAAATAGGATCAGAGCATGGAATTGGTGTTTTAGATATGGTTGAAAATAGACTGGTTGGAATGAAATCTAGAGGAGTCTATGAAACGCCAGGAGGAACAATTTTATACTTTGCACATGAAGAGTTAGAAAGATTGTGTTTAGATAAAGATACCTACCAAGAGAAAGTAAAACTTTCTCACGATTTTTCAAAATTAGTTTATAATGGACAGTGGTTTACAACTTTAAGAGCAGCTATTTCAGCTTTTGTAGATGTTACACAGGAGTTTGTGACAGGTGAAGTGAAATTAAAATTGTATAAAGGAAATATAATTTTAGCAGGAACAACATCACCATTTTCATTGTACTCAGAGGAGTATTCAACGTTTGAAAAAGATAGTGTTTACAACCAACAAGATGCAGAAGGATTTATAAATCTATTTGGTCTACCAATTAAGATTGAAGCCTTACTAAGAAAAAAGTTTTGA
- a CDS encoding aspartate kinase encodes MRVVKKFGGSSVATTEKIKNIAMDIAKNYKEGDEVVIVVSAMGKTTDALIKLAKEISDTPDVRELDSLLSTGEQQTTSLLSMALKEQGCKAISLTGAQAGIRTGGVHTKNKIESIKIDRIEKHLKDGKVVIVAGFQGINDNGDVTTLGRGGSDTSAVALAAALKCDCEIYTDVTGIFGVDPRVYKNAKKLEKISYEEMMEMANLGAGVMETRAVEIGKKYGVRIYVGQTLGVETGTYICDSNEIIEKKAVTGISINKNVIMVNLENFSGVPKNVATVFNNLAKHSVNVDMISQNEVQNIKGSIGFTCPLTDDHFLNNSLEDIRKEIPAIEVTKRTGVVKISLVGIGMISNFGVAAKVFEVLADIDAAFYQCTTSEISISLIIKEDEAVKVVERLAEVFSI; translated from the coding sequence ATGAGAGTAGTAAAAAAATTTGGTGGAAGTTCAGTTGCAACAACAGAAAAAATAAAAAATATAGCTATGGATATAGCTAAAAATTATAAAGAGGGTGATGAAGTTGTAATTGTAGTTTCAGCAATGGGTAAGACAACGGATGCACTTATAAAGTTAGCTAAGGAGATATCGGATACCCCTGATGTAAGAGAACTAGATTCTCTTTTATCCACAGGAGAGCAGCAAACAACATCTCTTTTGAGTATGGCTTTAAAAGAGCAGGGGTGTAAGGCAATATCTTTAACAGGAGCTCAAGCAGGAATTAGAACTGGTGGAGTTCATACAAAAAATAAGATAGAGAGCATAAAGATAGATAGAATAGAAAAACATCTAAAAGATGGAAAAGTAGTTATAGTTGCGGGGTTTCAAGGTATAAATGATAATGGTGATGTAACAACTCTTGGAAGAGGAGGATCAGATACGAGTGCTGTAGCTTTGGCAGCAGCTTTAAAATGTGATTGTGAGATTTATACAGATGTTACCGGAATATTTGGAGTAGATCCTAGAGTTTATAAAAATGCAAAAAAACTAGAAAAAATTTCATACGAGGAGATGATGGAGATGGCAAATTTAGGAGCTGGTGTAATGGAGACAAGAGCGGTTGAGATAGGAAAAAAGTATGGAGTTAGAATATATGTTGGGCAAACTTTAGGGGTTGAAACAGGTACATATATTTGTGATAGCAATGAGATAATAGAGAAAAAAGCTGTGACTGGAATATCTATAAATAAAAATGTTATAATGGTAAATCTAGAGAATTTTTCAGGAGTACCTAAAAATGTAGCTACTGTTTTTAATAATCTAGCAAAGCATAGTGTAAATGTAGATATGATATCACAAAATGAGGTTCAGAATATAAAAGGAAGTATAGGATTCACTTGTCCTTTAACAGATGATCACTTTCTAAATAACTCATTAGAGGATATTAGAAAAGAGATTCCTGCAATAGAAGTTACAAAAAGAACGGGAGTTGTAAAAATATCTTTAGTAGGAATAGGAATGATAAGCAACTTTGGAGTAGCAGCAAAAGTATTTGAAGTTTTAGCAGATATAGATGCAGCGTTTTATCAGTGTACAACATCAGAGATTTCAATATCGTTAATCATAAAAGAGGATGAAGCGGTAAAAGTAGTAGAAAGACTAGCAGAAGTATTTTCAATATAA
- a CDS encoding aspartate-semialdehyde dehydrogenase, whose product MYNIAIVGASGLVGGTFLKVLEERDLPIDNLYLFASARSAGKEVIFKGKTLVIEELTENSFDRDIDIALFSAGGDISKKFAPIASEKGVVVVDNSSAWRMDKDVPLVVPEVNPEDIFKNKGIIANPNCSTIQSVVPLKVINDLYGIKRVVYSTYQAVSGSGIKGIEDLERGLKGEAPKTYPHPIVNNCLPQIDSFLENGYTKEEEKMINETRKILGNWELPVTATCVRVPVMNGHSVSINVELEREPNIEELKAKFREFDGIILEDDVQNSIYPLAASATGKDDVFVGRIRKDFSIQNGLNLWVVADNIRKGAATNAIQIAEVLMKK is encoded by the coding sequence ATGTATAATATAGCGATAGTTGGAGCGAGTGGATTAGTTGGAGGAACATTTTTAAAAGTTTTAGAGGAGAGGGATTTACCGATAGATAATTTATATCTATTTGCATCAGCTCGTTCAGCAGGAAAAGAGGTTATTTTTAAAGGAAAAACTTTAGTTATAGAGGAGCTAACTGAAAATAGTTTCGATAGGGATATAGATATAGCACTATTTTCAGCAGGAGGAGATATTAGTAAAAAATTTGCGCCTATTGCGAGTGAAAAAGGTGTAGTTGTGGTTGATAATAGTAGTGCTTGGAGAATGGATAAGGATGTTCCTTTAGTTGTACCAGAAGTAAATCCTGAGGATATATTTAAAAATAAAGGTATAATAGCTAATCCAAATTGTTCAACGATTCAATCGGTTGTTCCTTTAAAAGTGATTAATGATCTTTATGGAATAAAAAGAGTTGTTTATTCAACTTATCAAGCTGTATCTGGAAGTGGAATAAAAGGCATAGAGGATTTAGAGAGAGGACTTAAAGGAGAGGCACCAAAAACTTATCCTCATCCAATAGTGAATAACTGTTTGCCACAGATAGATTCTTTCCTAGAAAATGGGTACACAAAAGAAGAGGAGAAAATGATAAACGAAACTCGTAAAATTTTAGGTAATTGGGAGCTTCCTGTGACGGCAACTTGTGTTAGAGTTCCAGTTATGAATGGGCATTCTGTATCTATAAATGTTGAGTTGGAAAGAGAACCTAATATAGAGGAGTTAAAAGCTAAATTTAGAGAGTTTGATGGAATAATTTTAGAGGATGATGTACAAAATAGTATTTATCCTTTAGCTGCGTCAGCAACAGGAAAAGATGATGTTTTTGTTGGACGTATCAGAAAAGATTTTAGTATCCAAAATGGATTAAATCTTTGGGTTGTAGCTGATAACATAAGAAAAGGAGCAGCAACGAATGCAATTCAGATTGCAGAGGTTTTAATGAAAAAGTAG
- a CDS encoding pyridoxal phosphate-dependent aminotransferase: MLKVNPNLDKIEISVIRKIAEACREYEGGEKELINLTIGEPDLPQPKEVIDGTIEYMQEGKLGYPQLGGMIELREEIAKFYREKYKVDVKSDEIIITVGSTEGLSTAIRTVILPGDEVIAPLPVYPGYEPLINLAGANLVKVDTSKDNFELTVETLKKYVTSKTKAIILNYPSNPSGVVISKENRDEILEFVKENHIYIISDEVYSELVFDVNHNTFLDDRYRENVILVNGFSKSHSLTGWRVGYIIAHKKLRDYLVKVHQYAVTSPSIISQRGALIAARKCQDISEQVGIYKQRAQLVYRKLKEANISAIEPKGAIYIFISLDGITELGSLEFAQKLLEEERVAVVPGVAFGMDNYIRISLVKDKEILNEAIDRFIDFISKN; this comes from the coding sequence ATGTTAAAAGTAAATCCAAATTTAGATAAAATAGAGATATCTGTTATTAGAAAAATAGCAGAAGCGTGTAGAGAGTATGAAGGTGGAGAGAAAGAGCTTATCAATTTAACAATTGGTGAGCCGGATTTGCCTCAGCCAAAAGAGGTTATAGATGGAACTATAGAGTATATGCAAGAGGGGAAGTTAGGTTATCCGCAACTTGGTGGGATGATAGAGCTAAGAGAAGAGATTGCAAAATTTTATAGAGAGAAGTATAAAGTTGATGTAAAATCAGATGAGATAATCATAACAGTTGGAAGTACAGAGGGATTATCAACGGCAATTAGAACTGTTATTTTACCAGGTGATGAGGTTATTGCACCTCTACCAGTATACCCAGGGTATGAACCTCTGATAAATTTAGCAGGAGCTAATTTAGTAAAAGTAGATACTTCGAAAGACAACTTTGAATTGACAGTGGAAACTTTAAAAAAATATGTCACTTCAAAAACAAAAGCCATAATTTTAAACTATCCATCAAATCCTTCAGGAGTTGTTATATCAAAAGAAAATAGAGATGAAATTTTAGAGTTTGTAAAAGAAAATCATATCTACATAATAAGTGATGAGGTTTATAGTGAGCTTGTTTTTGATGTAAATCACAATACGTTTTTAGATGATAGATACAGAGAGAATGTAATTTTAGTAAATGGATTCTCAAAGTCTCATTCATTGACAGGATGGAGAGTTGGTTATATTATAGCTCATAAAAAATTGAGAGATTATCTTGTTAAAGTTCATCAATATGCGGTGACATCACCAAGCATTATATCTCAAAGAGGAGCTCTTATTGCTGCTAGAAAATGTCAGGATATATCGGAACAGGTAGGAATTTATAAACAGCGTGCTCAGTTAGTATATAGAAAATTGAAAGAAGCAAATATATCTGCAATAGAACCGAAAGGAGCTATATATATATTTATTTCATTGGATGGAATAACTGAGTTAGGTTCTTTAGAGTTTGCTCAAAAACTTTTAGAAGAAGAGAGGGTTGCTGTTGTTCCTGGAGTTGCGTTTGGAATGGATAACTATATCAGAATATCTTTGGTTAAGGATAAAGAGATTTTAAATGAGGCTATTGATAGGTTTATAGATTTCATCAGTAAAAATTAA
- a CDS encoding N-acetylmannosamine-6-phosphate 2-epimerase: MKEEIKKMNKGLIVSCQALESEPLHSSFIMGRMAVAAEMGGAVGIRANGVEDILEIKKLVDLPIIGIIKKDYEGMVSYITPTEKELEALIATDIDVIALDATINADIELLKSLKIKYPNQKFMADISTVEEGIRAEELGFDFIGTTLVGYTEHSKGLNNFDVLKELIAKCKKPVIAEGNFDTPEKSRSAMEMGSYAVVVGGAITRPQLIAKKFSDEINKVNF, translated from the coding sequence ATTAAGGAGGAAATCAAGAAAATGAATAAAGGTCTTATTGTTTCATGTCAAGCGTTAGAGAGTGAACCACTACATAGTTCTTTTATTATGGGAAGAATGGCTGTTGCCGCTGAAATGGGCGGAGCAGTTGGGATTAGAGCTAATGGCGTAGAGGATATTTTAGAAATAAAAAAATTAGTTGATCTTCCTATCATTGGAATTATAAAAAAAGATTACGAAGGAATGGTTTCATATATCACTCCAACAGAAAAAGAATTAGAAGCTTTAATTGCAACTGATATAGATGTTATCGCTCTTGATGCAACTATAAATGCTGATATTGAGCTTTTAAAATCTTTAAAAATAAAGTATCCAAATCAAAAATTTATGGCGGATATCTCAACTGTTGAAGAGGGGATTCGTGCCGAAGAGTTAGGGTTTGATTTTATTGGAACAACTTTAGTTGGTTATACCGAGCATTCTAAAGGATTAAATAACTTTGATGTTTTAAAAGAACTTATAGCTAAATGTAAAAAACCTGTTATTGCTGAAGGGAATTTTGATACACCTGAAAAATCTAGGTCTGCTATGGAGATGGGTTCATATGCTGTTGTTGTAGGTGGAGCTATAACTAGACCTCAGCTAATCGCTAAAAAATTCAGCGATGAAATAAACAAAGTTAATTTCTAA
- a CDS encoding PTS transporter subunit EIIC, which translates to MFKNLQKIGKSFMLPIAILPAAGLLLGIGGALSNSNTVNAYPFLNIPFLQGILKVMSASGEVIFANLALIMCIGLAIGLAKKDKGTACLAGAVAFLVMNASIKGLITAFNPSVVSIDTGVVGSIVIGSIVAFLHNRYSNVKLPAVLGFFGGSRFVPIISSFTAIGIGILFFLTWPTFQNWLTFAGKSIASLGILGTFLYGFLLRLSGAIGLHHMIYPLFWYTELGGTAEIAGKSIVGAQNIFFAQLADPNHTGLFTEGTRFFAGRFATMMFGLPGACLAMYKCAPQNKKNAVGGLFLSGAITSFITGITEPIEFMFLFVAPWLYGVHAFFDGLSFLVADLLNISIGNTFSGGLIDFTLFGVLQGNATTNWIYVLIVGAFWFALYYFTFSFLIKRFNIATPGREGDDQEIKIITKDSLYETSKEILAALGGKENIDDIDACITRLRVSVKDVSKVDKIKIKNLGATGVLEVQGGIQAIFGAMADPIKQKINEIIENN; encoded by the coding sequence ATGTTTAAAAATTTACAAAAAATTGGTAAATCGTTTATGCTTCCTATCGCTATTTTACCTGCTGCGGGATTACTACTAGGTATAGGTGGAGCTCTTTCTAATTCAAATACTGTTAATGCATATCCATTTTTAAACATTCCTTTTTTACAAGGAATTTTAAAAGTCATGTCAGCTTCTGGAGAAGTTATTTTTGCAAACTTAGCACTAATAATGTGTATTGGTTTAGCTATCGGTTTAGCAAAAAAAGACAAAGGAACTGCTTGTTTAGCTGGAGCTGTTGCTTTTCTTGTTATGAATGCATCTATAAAAGGATTAATTACAGCTTTCAATCCTTCTGTAGTCTCAATTGATACTGGAGTTGTCGGTTCTATTGTTATTGGTTCTATTGTTGCCTTTTTACATAATAGATATAGTAATGTAAAATTGCCTGCAGTATTAGGATTCTTCGGTGGTTCAAGATTTGTTCCAATTATCTCATCTTTTACTGCAATAGGTATCGGAATACTATTCTTCCTGACTTGGCCAACTTTTCAAAACTGGTTAACTTTTGCTGGTAAATCTATTGCAAGTTTAGGAATTTTAGGAACATTTCTTTATGGTTTTCTTTTAAGACTTAGTGGTGCTATCGGCTTACACCATATGATTTATCCCCTATTTTGGTATACTGAACTTGGTGGTACTGCTGAAATCGCTGGTAAATCTATTGTTGGAGCACAAAATATTTTCTTTGCACAATTAGCTGATCCAAATCACACTGGTTTATTTACAGAAGGAACTAGATTCTTTGCTGGACGTTTTGCTACTATGATGTTTGGTCTTCCTGGTGCTTGTCTTGCTATGTATAAGTGTGCTCCTCAAAATAAAAAAAATGCTGTTGGGGGATTATTCCTTAGTGGTGCAATTACATCTTTCATAACAGGAATAACAGAACCTATTGAATTTATGTTTTTATTTGTTGCTCCTTGGCTATATGGTGTTCATGCTTTCTTTGATGGATTATCTTTCCTTGTAGCTGATTTATTAAATATATCTATCGGAAATACTTTCTCAGGTGGATTAATAGACTTCACTCTTTTCGGAGTTTTACAAGGTAATGCTACTACAAACTGGATTTATGTTTTAATCGTTGGAGCCTTCTGGTTTGCTCTATACTATTTTACTTTTTCATTCTTAATAAAACGTTTTAATATTGCGACACCTGGAAGAGAAGGTGATGACCAAGAAATTAAAATTATCACTAAAGATTCTTTATATGAGACATCTAAAGAGATTTTAGCTGCTCTTGGTGGAAAGGAAAATATTGACGATATTGATGCTTGTATAACTAGACTTAGAGTTTCTGTCAAAGATGTTTCTAAAGTTGATAAAATCAAGATTAAGAATTTAGGAGCAACTGGTGTTTTAGAAGTTCAAGGTGGAATACAAGCTATTTTTGGAGCAATGGCTGATCCTATAAAACAAAAAATAAACGAAATCATAGAAAATAATTAA
- the ilvD gene encoding dihydroxy-acid dehydratase, translating into MRSEIVTKGLSRAPHRALFYSMGLTERELELPKVGIVNSYNEIVPGHIHLKNLVEEVKAGIRMNGGVPMEFNTIAICDGIAMGHEGMKNSLPTRELIADSIEATAYAMPFDALVFMPSCDKVVPGMLMAAVRLNLPSIFIGGGPMLAGKFKGKKVGISDLFEYVGKVQSGEMSVNELNEAEHETCKTYGSCSGMYTANTMNCLTEALGIALPKNGTVPSVYSERKRLAKESGFQVMELFRKNIRARDIINEKSLYNSVLVDMALGGSTNTTLHLPAIAYECEVKLNLDMFDEVSKKTKQIVKLSPANSHFIEEFDEAGGVSAVLKILKEKDLLKSNQTVLLKNILEIAEKAKILDKDIIRDFESSYFDTGGISILKGNLAPKGAVVKSGAVHESMLVHKGEAKVFNSEEEAYESILSGKIKKGDVIVIRYEGPKGGPGMREMLSPTAALVGMGLDMYCALLTDGRFSGGSRGAAIGHISPEASDGGLIAYVEDGDCIEIDIPKNRVELLISEEEIEKRKASTTLLKRDIKNRMLQKYVKLVSDSSEGAVTR; encoded by the coding sequence ATGAGAAGCGAGATTGTAACAAAAGGATTAAGTAGAGCACCACATAGAGCACTTTTTTATTCAATGGGATTAACAGAGAGAGAGCTAGAGCTTCCCAAAGTGGGAATCGTAAATTCATATAATGAGATTGTTCCAGGTCATATTCATTTAAAAAATCTTGTCGAGGAGGTCAAAGCTGGAATAAGAATGAATGGAGGAGTTCCGATGGAGTTTAATACAATAGCTATTTGTGATGGAATTGCTATGGGGCATGAGGGGATGAAGAACTCTCTTCCGACAAGAGAACTTATTGCAGATTCAATAGAAGCAACAGCATACGCAATGCCCTTTGATGCGCTTGTTTTTATGCCTAGTTGTGATAAAGTTGTACCAGGAATGTTGATGGCAGCTGTAAGATTAAATCTACCATCAATTTTTATAGGTGGAGGACCAATGTTGGCTGGAAAATTTAAAGGAAAAAAAGTGGGGATTTCAGATCTGTTTGAATATGTTGGAAAAGTTCAAAGTGGAGAGATGTCAGTAAATGAATTGAATGAAGCGGAGCACGAGACTTGTAAAACATATGGATCATGCTCAGGAATGTATACTGCAAATACGATGAATTGCTTAACAGAAGCGTTGGGAATAGCACTTCCAAAGAACGGAACGGTACCCAGTGTATATTCAGAAAGAAAAAGATTAGCCAAAGAATCCGGATTTCAGGTAATGGAATTATTTAGAAAAAATATTAGAGCGAGAGATATTATAAATGAAAAAAGCTTATATAACTCAGTTCTTGTTGACATGGCACTTGGAGGGTCGACAAATACAACTCTTCATTTACCAGCAATAGCTTATGAGTGTGAGGTAAAACTGAATCTAGATATGTTTGATGAAGTGTCAAAAAAAACAAAGCAGATAGTTAAATTATCTCCAGCAAATTCACATTTTATAGAGGAGTTTGATGAAGCCGGGGGAGTAAGTGCTGTTTTAAAAATTTTAAAAGAAAAAGATTTGTTGAAATCTAATCAGACAGTTTTACTAAAAAATATATTAGAGATTGCAGAAAAAGCAAAAATATTAGATAAAGATATAATTAGAGATTTTGAATCTTCATATTTTGATACAGGTGGAATCTCTATACTGAAAGGAAATTTAGCTCCGAAGGGTGCAGTTGTAAAATCAGGAGCGGTTCATGAAAGCATGTTAGTACATAAAGGGGAAGCAAAAGTTTTTAATTCTGAAGAGGAAGCTTATGAAAGTATTTTGAGCGGAAAAATAAAGAAGGGGGACGTAATAGTCATTCGTTATGAAGGTCCAAAAGGTGGGCCTGGAATGAGGGAGATGTTATCACCAACAGCAGCTTTAGTAGGTATGGGATTAGATATGTATTGTGCTTTACTAACAGATGGAAGATTTTCTGGTGGGTCTAGAGGGGCTGCTATAGGTCATATATCACCAGAAGCTTCGGATGGAGGACTTATAGCTTATGTAGAAGATGGAGATTGTATAGAGATAGATATTCCTAAAAATAGAGTTGAGCTTTTGATATCAGAGGAGGAGATAGAAAAAAGAAAAGCGAGTACAACACTTTTAAAAAGAGATATAAAAAATAGAATGCTTCAAAAATATGTAAAATTAGTTTCAGATTCATCTGAAGGAGCAGTAACTAGATAG
- the ilvB gene encoding biosynthetic-type acetolactate synthase large subunit — MEKISGAKIVLETLKYLGVTDIFGYPGGAVIPIYDALYDFKGINHYMARHEQGAVHSADGYARTKKNPGVCLATSGPGATNLVTGIMTAHMDSIPILTITGQVGTAALGKDSFQESDIIGITSPITKNNYLVRSLFELPKVLKEAYELSKHGRPGPVLVDIPKNIQEQEMEYSQFEELLKIEVESIKKFKSLYTEKEIFDFEKYLKNSKKPVLIVGGGILNSRCVDEVRKFANRIKIPIVSTLMGLGIFNRSDEEYLGMIGMHGLKEANRAVDECDLLIAIGMRFDDRIVGDKTKFSPNSKKIHIDIDRAEMNKNIVVDLPIIGDAKEVLERVLKLDLKENFQEWRTTLKRDEFIEKECLNQLAVLNVLNEVIDENYIVVTDVGQHQMFTAQCLDIKKPFQFCTSGGAGTMGYGLPAAIGAQVANRDKKVILIVGDGGFQMNQQELILLRQYNLPVKILIFNNGALGMVKQWQELFNNRRYSSVILDINPDFVKLGNAHFVDGERIDNLKKLKNIKKFLENDKPYLLDIKMSYDHNVYPIIPAGKSYEHTIGGE; from the coding sequence GTGGAAAAAATATCGGGAGCAAAAATAGTTTTAGAGACACTAAAATATTTAGGGGTTACAGATATTTTTGGATATCCAGGGGGAGCCGTAATTCCTATTTATGATGCATTGTATGATTTCAAAGGAATAAATCACTATATGGCAAGACATGAGCAAGGAGCAGTTCACAGTGCAGATGGATACGCAAGAACTAAAAAAAATCCAGGAGTTTGCCTAGCCACATCAGGACCAGGAGCAACAAATTTAGTCACAGGTATTATGACAGCACACATGGATTCGATTCCGATTTTGACAATAACAGGTCAGGTAGGAACTGCAGCTTTAGGGAAAGATTCTTTTCAAGAAAGTGATATTATTGGAATAACATCACCAATAACAAAAAATAACTATTTAGTAAGGAGTCTGTTTGAGTTACCTAAGGTATTGAAAGAAGCGTATGAATTATCTAAGCACGGAAGACCAGGGCCGGTGTTAGTAGATATCCCAAAAAATATTCAAGAGCAGGAGATGGAGTATTCTCAATTTGAAGAACTTTTAAAAATTGAAGTGGAGAGTATTAAAAAATTTAAATCGTTATACACAGAGAAAGAGATTTTCGACTTTGAAAAATATTTGAAGAATTCTAAAAAACCAGTTTTGATTGTAGGAGGTGGAATTTTAAATAGTAGATGTGTCGATGAGGTTAGAAAGTTTGCAAATAGAATAAAAATTCCTATAGTTTCCACTCTTATGGGATTAGGAATATTTAATAGAAGTGATGAGGAGTATCTTGGAATGATTGGTATGCATGGATTAAAAGAAGCTAATAGAGCTGTTGATGAATGCGATCTGCTTATAGCTATTGGAATGAGATTTGATGATCGAATTGTAGGAGATAAAACAAAATTTTCACCGAATTCAAAAAAAATTCATATAGACATAGATAGAGCTGAGATGAATAAAAATATAGTTGTAGACTTACCTATTATAGGGGATGCAAAGGAGGTATTGGAAAGAGTTTTAAAATTAGATTTAAAAGAGAATTTTCAAGAGTGGCGAACGACTTTAAAAAGAGATGAATTTATAGAAAAAGAGTGCTTGAATCAACTAGCAGTTTTAAATGTTTTAAACGAAGTTATAGATGAAAATTATATAGTGGTTACAGATGTAGGACAACACCAGATGTTTACAGCTCAGTGTCTAGATATAAAAAAACCATTTCAATTTTGCACATCAGGTGGAGCAGGAACCATGGGATATGGACTTCCGGCTGCAATAGGGGCACAAGTGGCAAACAGAGATAAAAAAGTGATACTGATTGTTGGAGATGGTGGTTTTCAGATGAATCAACAGGAGTTAATTTTATTAAGACAATATAATCTGCCTGTAAAAATATTGATATTTAATAATGGGGCTTTAGGAATGGTTAAACAATGGCAAGAGCTTTTCAATAACAGAAGATATTCGAGTGTGATTTTGGACATAAATCCAGATTTTGTTAAATTGGGAAATGCTCATTTCGTGGATGGTGAAAGGATAGATAATCTAAAAAAATTAAAAAATATTAAAAAGTTTTTAGAAAATGATAAACCATACCTTTTGGACATTAAGATGTCATATGATCATAATGTTTATCCAATAATACCAGCAGGAAAATCTTATGAGCACACAATCGGAGGTGAGTAA